A single window of Larimichthys crocea isolate SSNF unplaced genomic scaffold, L_crocea_2.0 scaffold380, whole genome shotgun sequence DNA harbors:
- the ackr3b gene encoding atypical chemokine receptor 3b isoform X1 — translation MNGVKSTTMSLNGNDLTELMEVWEELNLTTGDHDNLSHVEMLLCSGTVSHTVFLHILSVLYIFIFLVGFAANALVVWVNLHSDRNRYETHLYILNLAVADLCVVATLPVWVTSLLQGGHWPFGEVVCKLTHLVFSMNLFSSIFFLTCMSVDRYLSVSFFTDAPSSHRKKVVRRLICILVWLLALAASVPDTYFLQAVRSAHYNGTVCRPVYPSDNPRAWMVGVQLSFIVLGFAVPSPIIAIFYLLLAAVIPPSSDQECRISRRIILAYIVVFLVCWLPFHAILLLDTLSLLNLIPFSCQLENFLDVALHLTQCFSLVHCCINPVLYNFLNSNYRYDLMKAFIFKYSTKTGLARLIDGSHTSETEHSGVAIDNSVPM, via the exons ATGAACG GTGTGAAGTCGACCACCATGAGTCTGAACGGCAACGACCTCACTGAGCTCATGGAGGTGTGGGAGGAACTAAACCTGACCACTGGCGACCACGACAACCTATCCCACGTGGagatgctgctgtgttcagGCACCGTCAGCCACACCGTCTTCCTGCacatcctctctgtcctctatATCTTCATCTTCCTGGTGGGCTTTGCCGCCAACGCCCTGGTGGTCTGGGTCAACCTGCACTCCGACAGGAATCGCTATGAGACGCACCTGTACATCCTGAACCTGGCCGTGGCCGACCTGTGCGTCGTGGCCACGCTGCCGGTCTGGGTGACCTCGCTGCTGCAGGGCGGTCACTGGCCCTTCGGAGAGGTTGTCTGTAAACTCACTCACCTAGTCTTCAGCATGAACCTCTTCAGCAGCATCTTCTTCCTCACCTGCATGAGTGTGGACCGCTACCTGTCCGTCAGCTTTTTCACCGATGCTCCCAGTAGCCACAGGAAGAAGGTGGTGCGACGATTGATCTGCATCCTGGTTTGGCTGCTAGCGCTGGCAGCCTCCGTCCCTGACACCTACTTCCTGCAGGCGGTCAGGTCTGCGCACTATAATGGTACCGTGTGTCGCCCGGTGTACCCGTCCGACAACCCTCGAGCATGGATGGTGGGTGTCCAGCTGAGCTTTATCGTGCTCGGCTTTGCTGTCCCTTCCCCCATCATCGCCATCTTCTACCTGCTCCTGGCAGCAGTGATCCCCCCCAGCTCGGACCAGGAGTGCCGCATCAGCCGCCGGATCATCCTCGCCTACATCGTGGTGTTCCTGGTGTGCTGGCTGCCGTTCCATGCCATTCTCCTGCTGGACACGCTGTCGCTGCTCAACCTCATTCCCTTCAGCTGCCAGTTAGAGAACTTCCTGGACGTGGCGCTGCACCTGACACAGTGTTTCTCGCTGGTCCACTGCTGCATCAACCCTGTCCTGTACAACTTCCTCAACAGTAACTATCGCTATGACCTCATGAAGGCCTTCATCTTCAAGTACTCTACCAAGACGGGGCTCGCCAGACTCATCGATGGCTCGCACACCTCCGAGACTGAACACTCAGGAGTGGCGATAGACAACAGTGTCCCAATGTGA
- the ackr3b gene encoding atypical chemokine receptor 3b isoform X2: protein MSLNGNDLTELMEVWEELNLTTGDHDNLSHVEMLLCSGTVSHTVFLHILSVLYIFIFLVGFAANALVVWVNLHSDRNRYETHLYILNLAVADLCVVATLPVWVTSLLQGGHWPFGEVVCKLTHLVFSMNLFSSIFFLTCMSVDRYLSVSFFTDAPSSHRKKVVRRLICILVWLLALAASVPDTYFLQAVRSAHYNGTVCRPVYPSDNPRAWMVGVQLSFIVLGFAVPSPIIAIFYLLLAAVIPPSSDQECRISRRIILAYIVVFLVCWLPFHAILLLDTLSLLNLIPFSCQLENFLDVALHLTQCFSLVHCCINPVLYNFLNSNYRYDLMKAFIFKYSTKTGLARLIDGSHTSETEHSGVAIDNSVPM from the coding sequence ATGAGTCTGAACGGCAACGACCTCACTGAGCTCATGGAGGTGTGGGAGGAACTAAACCTGACCACTGGCGACCACGACAACCTATCCCACGTGGagatgctgctgtgttcagGCACCGTCAGCCACACCGTCTTCCTGCacatcctctctgtcctctatATCTTCATCTTCCTGGTGGGCTTTGCCGCCAACGCCCTGGTGGTCTGGGTCAACCTGCACTCCGACAGGAATCGCTATGAGACGCACCTGTACATCCTGAACCTGGCCGTGGCCGACCTGTGCGTCGTGGCCACGCTGCCGGTCTGGGTGACCTCGCTGCTGCAGGGCGGTCACTGGCCCTTCGGAGAGGTTGTCTGTAAACTCACTCACCTAGTCTTCAGCATGAACCTCTTCAGCAGCATCTTCTTCCTCACCTGCATGAGTGTGGACCGCTACCTGTCCGTCAGCTTTTTCACCGATGCTCCCAGTAGCCACAGGAAGAAGGTGGTGCGACGATTGATCTGCATCCTGGTTTGGCTGCTAGCGCTGGCAGCCTCCGTCCCTGACACCTACTTCCTGCAGGCGGTCAGGTCTGCGCACTATAATGGTACCGTGTGTCGCCCGGTGTACCCGTCCGACAACCCTCGAGCATGGATGGTGGGTGTCCAGCTGAGCTTTATCGTGCTCGGCTTTGCTGTCCCTTCCCCCATCATCGCCATCTTCTACCTGCTCCTGGCAGCAGTGATCCCCCCCAGCTCGGACCAGGAGTGCCGCATCAGCCGCCGGATCATCCTCGCCTACATCGTGGTGTTCCTGGTGTGCTGGCTGCCGTTCCATGCCATTCTCCTGCTGGACACGCTGTCGCTGCTCAACCTCATTCCCTTCAGCTGCCAGTTAGAGAACTTCCTGGACGTGGCGCTGCACCTGACACAGTGTTTCTCGCTGGTCCACTGCTGCATCAACCCTGTCCTGTACAACTTCCTCAACAGTAACTATCGCTATGACCTCATGAAGGCCTTCATCTTCAAGTACTCTACCAAGACGGGGCTCGCCAGACTCATCGATGGCTCGCACACCTCCGAGACTGAACACTCAGGAGTGGCGATAGACAACAGTGTCCCAATGTGA
- the LOC104934005 gene encoding sorting nexin-9 isoform X2, which translates to MAVKAQVLYDFTAEPGNNELSIQQGETVIVLDQTVGGGWIEAQNSRGQTGLVPEGYLQVGGGSWSEGRAYNSTEGWDSQGSARTPHAAEDDDEWDDEWDDQSVGGYRGDYQVDEEGGATGQSTHGPSMKISLNKFPFSKGPSAEVFLLAKPPANSRDRLPVYMGDVGPVWLYPLAPLDCVIDDPRKESKLYGLKSFIEYQITPNTTHRPVNHRYKHFDWLYERLLEKFGSSLPVPSLPDKQVTGRFEVDFIRTRMEQLQAWMTRMCRHPVISQSHVFQLFLTYTDEKEWKAGKRKAEKDETVGPMIFSLIEPEAAELDTADVEHRCELYSRFTKSMDDGVKELLNVGHTHWKRCTGPLPKEYERIGRAFRNLSSVFISSKYPGEQTLTDALTAAGQTYEEIAEIVAQQPQKDLHFLLEINGEYKGLLGCFPEIIAVHKAAVEKVKDSDRLLSAGRINNEDRKCMKHRLSCMNYALQAEMNHFHSNRIYDYNRVMQLYLERQVTFYQQIADKLRGALSQFTTL; encoded by the exons ATGGCCGTGAAG gCTCAGGTTCTGTATGACTTCACAGCTGAACCAGGAAACAACGAGCTGTCGATCCAACAGGGAGAGACCGTCATTGTGCTGGACCAG actGTGGGTGGAGGCTGGATCGAAGCCCAAAACTCCAGAGGACAAACCGGTCTGGTACCTGAAGGATATTTACAG gtcGGTGGTGGCTCCTGGTCAGAGGGCAGGGCATATAACAGTACAGAAGGATGGGACAGTCAAGGATCTGCACGCACACCACACG CTGCTGAGGACGATGACGAGTGGGACGACGAGTGGGACGACCAATCAGTGGGTGGTTACCGTGGTGACTATCAGGTGGACGAGGAGGGTGGGGCTACAGGACAGAGTACGCACGGTCCCTCCATGAAGATCTCCCTAAACAA GTTTCCGTTCTCCAAAGGTCCAAGTGCTGAAGTCTTCTTGCTAGCTAAACCTCCAGCtaacagcagagacagacttCCTGTTTAC ATGGGAGATGTGGGTCCGGTCTGGCTGTACCCGTTGGCTCCTCTGGACTGTGTGATCGACGACCCAAGGAAGGAGTCCAAACTGTACGGACTGAAGAGCTTCATCGAGTACCAGATTACTCCCAAT ACAACCCACAGACCTGTCAATCATCGCTACAAGCACTTTGATTGGCTGTATGAGCGTCTGCTGGAGAAGTTCGGCTCATCTCTGCCCGTCCCCTCACTGCCCGAcaaacaggtgacag GCCGGTTTGAGGTGGACTTCATCAGGACCAGGATGGAGCAGCTGCAGGCCTGGATGACCCGGATGTGTCGGCACCCCGTCATCTCTCAGAGCCATGTCTTTCAGCTCTTCCTCACCTACACAGACGAGAAG GAGTGGAAGGCAGGAAAAAGGAAGGCGGAGAAAGACGAGACGGTTGGACCAATGATCTTCAGCCTGATCGAACCTGAAGCTGCAGAACTCGACACTGCTGATGT tgaacACAGGTGTGAACTCTACAGTCGCTTCACAAAGTCGATGGATGACGGAGTCAAAGAGCTGCTGAACgtcggacacacacactggaaacgCTGCACGGGAc cactgCCTAAAGAGTACGAGCGGATTGGTCGAGCCTTCAGGAACCTGTCCAGTGTTTTCATCAGCAGCAAGTATCCAG gagaGCAGACGCTGACTGACgctctgacagctgctggacaAACGTACGAGGAGATCGCAGAGATCGTTGCTCAACAG CCTCAGAAGGACCTTCACTTCCTGTTGGAGATAAACGGCGAGTACAAAGGCCTGCTGGGATGTTTCCCAGAAATCATTGCTGTACACAAG gctgcGGTGGAGAAGGTGAAAGATTCCGACCgtctgctgtctgcaggaaGAATCAACAACGAGGACAGGAAGTGCATGAAGCACCGCCTCAGCTGCATGAACTACGCCCTGCAGG CTGAGATGAATCATTTCCATAGCAACCGTATCTACGACTATAACAGAGTGATGCAGCTTTACCTGGAGCGACAGGTGACCTTCTACCAACAG atcGCTGACAAGCTGAGAGGTGCTCTGAGCCAGTTCACCACGCTGTGA
- the LOC104934005 gene encoding sorting nexin-9 isoform X1: MAVKAQVLYDFTAEPGNNELSIQQGETVIVLDQTVGGGWIEAQNSRGQTGLVPEGYLQVGGGSWSEGRAYNSTEGWDSQGSARTPHAAAEDDDEWDDEWDDQSVGGYRGDYQVDEEGGATGQSTHGPSMKISLNKFPFSKGPSAEVFLLAKPPANSRDRLPVYMGDVGPVWLYPLAPLDCVIDDPRKESKLYGLKSFIEYQITPNTTHRPVNHRYKHFDWLYERLLEKFGSSLPVPSLPDKQVTGRFEVDFIRTRMEQLQAWMTRMCRHPVISQSHVFQLFLTYTDEKEWKAGKRKAEKDETVGPMIFSLIEPEAAELDTADVEHRCELYSRFTKSMDDGVKELLNVGHTHWKRCTGPLPKEYERIGRAFRNLSSVFISSKYPGEQTLTDALTAAGQTYEEIAEIVAQQPQKDLHFLLEINGEYKGLLGCFPEIIAVHKAAVEKVKDSDRLLSAGRINNEDRKCMKHRLSCMNYALQAEMNHFHSNRIYDYNRVMQLYLERQVTFYQQIADKLRGALSQFTTL, translated from the exons ATGGCCGTGAAG gCTCAGGTTCTGTATGACTTCACAGCTGAACCAGGAAACAACGAGCTGTCGATCCAACAGGGAGAGACCGTCATTGTGCTGGACCAG actGTGGGTGGAGGCTGGATCGAAGCCCAAAACTCCAGAGGACAAACCGGTCTGGTACCTGAAGGATATTTACAG gtcGGTGGTGGCTCCTGGTCAGAGGGCAGGGCATATAACAGTACAGAAGGATGGGACAGTCAAGGATCTGCACGCACACCACACG CAGCTGCTGAGGACGATGACGAGTGGGACGACGAGTGGGACGACCAATCAGTGGGTGGTTACCGTGGTGACTATCAGGTGGACGAGGAGGGTGGGGCTACAGGACAGAGTACGCACGGTCCCTCCATGAAGATCTCCCTAAACAA GTTTCCGTTCTCCAAAGGTCCAAGTGCTGAAGTCTTCTTGCTAGCTAAACCTCCAGCtaacagcagagacagacttCCTGTTTAC ATGGGAGATGTGGGTCCGGTCTGGCTGTACCCGTTGGCTCCTCTGGACTGTGTGATCGACGACCCAAGGAAGGAGTCCAAACTGTACGGACTGAAGAGCTTCATCGAGTACCAGATTACTCCCAAT ACAACCCACAGACCTGTCAATCATCGCTACAAGCACTTTGATTGGCTGTATGAGCGTCTGCTGGAGAAGTTCGGCTCATCTCTGCCCGTCCCCTCACTGCCCGAcaaacaggtgacag GCCGGTTTGAGGTGGACTTCATCAGGACCAGGATGGAGCAGCTGCAGGCCTGGATGACCCGGATGTGTCGGCACCCCGTCATCTCTCAGAGCCATGTCTTTCAGCTCTTCCTCACCTACACAGACGAGAAG GAGTGGAAGGCAGGAAAAAGGAAGGCGGAGAAAGACGAGACGGTTGGACCAATGATCTTCAGCCTGATCGAACCTGAAGCTGCAGAACTCGACACTGCTGATGT tgaacACAGGTGTGAACTCTACAGTCGCTTCACAAAGTCGATGGATGACGGAGTCAAAGAGCTGCTGAACgtcggacacacacactggaaacgCTGCACGGGAc cactgCCTAAAGAGTACGAGCGGATTGGTCGAGCCTTCAGGAACCTGTCCAGTGTTTTCATCAGCAGCAAGTATCCAG gagaGCAGACGCTGACTGACgctctgacagctgctggacaAACGTACGAGGAGATCGCAGAGATCGTTGCTCAACAG CCTCAGAAGGACCTTCACTTCCTGTTGGAGATAAACGGCGAGTACAAAGGCCTGCTGGGATGTTTCCCAGAAATCATTGCTGTACACAAG gctgcGGTGGAGAAGGTGAAAGATTCCGACCgtctgctgtctgcaggaaGAATCAACAACGAGGACAGGAAGTGCATGAAGCACCGCCTCAGCTGCATGAACTACGCCCTGCAGG CTGAGATGAATCATTTCCATAGCAACCGTATCTACGACTATAACAGAGTGATGCAGCTTTACCTGGAGCGACAGGTGACCTTCTACCAACAG atcGCTGACAAGCTGAGAGGTGCTCTGAGCCAGTTCACCACGCTGTGA